Proteins encoded within one genomic window of Amycolatopsis sp. 2-15:
- a CDS encoding TetR/AcrR family transcriptional regulator yields MRAIPREAGVGIATLYRHFPTRESLVEAVYRDQVVRLTTGARELLARLPRPRRYGVGWTCSETGSRPRTGCSTRCSR; encoded by the coding sequence ATGCGCGCGATCCCCCGTGAGGCCGGGGTCGGCATCGCCACGCTGTACCGGCACTTCCCGACCCGCGAGTCGCTGGTCGAGGCGGTCTATCGGGACCAGGTCGTGCGGCTGACGACTGGCGCTCGTGAACTGCTCGCCCGGCTGCCCCGGCCGCGGCGATACGGCGTTGGATGGACTTGTTCGGAGACTGGATCGCGACCAAGAACGGGATGCTCGACACGCTGCTCGCGATGA
- the cobF gene encoding precorrin-6A synthase (deacetylating) encodes MRKLYAIGIGAGDPEHLTVQAIDRLNRVDVFFVLDKGSAKADLVRLRQDILSRFVTRPGYRVVTATDPDRDRAPSDYRAAVADWHELRTDVYERLIRDSLGPDDTGAFLVWGDPSLYDSTIALIEAVLARGNVAFDYEVVPGVSSISALVARHRTTMNQIGRAVQLTTGRRLATGWPADADDVFVLLDAHTTFNQFTDQGLHIYWGAYVGTPDEILLSGPLDAALAARISAVRAEAREKHGWIMDTYLLRRPQR; translated from the coding sequence ATGCGGAAGCTCTACGCGATCGGGATCGGCGCCGGCGACCCGGAACACCTCACCGTCCAGGCGATCGACCGCCTCAACCGCGTCGACGTGTTTTTCGTCCTCGACAAAGGCTCCGCGAAGGCCGACCTCGTACGACTGCGCCAGGACATCCTGTCGCGCTTCGTCACACGCCCCGGCTATCGCGTGGTCACCGCCACCGACCCCGACCGCGACCGCGCGCCGTCCGACTACCGCGCCGCCGTGGCCGACTGGCACGAGCTCCGCACGGACGTCTACGAGCGGCTCATCCGCGACTCCCTCGGCCCCGACGACACCGGCGCCTTCCTCGTCTGGGGCGACCCGTCGCTCTACGACAGCACCATCGCCCTCATCGAGGCGGTGCTCGCGCGCGGCAACGTCGCTTTCGACTACGAAGTGGTCCCCGGCGTGAGCAGCATCTCCGCCCTGGTCGCCCGCCACCGCACGACGATGAACCAGATCGGCCGCGCCGTCCAGCTCACCACCGGCCGCCGCCTGGCCACGGGCTGGCCCGCGGACGCCGACGACGTCTTCGTCCTGCTCGACGCACACACCACCTTCAACCAGTTCACCGACCAGGGCCTGCACATCTACTGGGGCGCGTACGTGGGCACTCCGGACGAGATCCTGCTGTCGGGCCCCCTTGACGCCGCCCTGGCGGCCCGCATCAGCGCGGTCCGCGCGGAGGCGCGGGAGAAGCATGGCTGGATCATGGACACCTATCTGCTGCGCCGCCCCCAGCGATAG
- a CDS encoding heavy-metal-associated domain-containing protein, which yields MTEATYTVEGMTCAHCVGAVREEVGELAGVREVDVDLASGAVKVVSEQPLTVDAVSAAVTEAGYRLVA from the coding sequence ATGACCGAAGCCACCTACACCGTCGAGGGTATGACCTGCGCGCACTGTGTCGGCGCGGTTCGCGAAGAGGTCGGGGAGCTCGCCGGTGTCCGGGAAGTCGACGTGGATCTCGCGTCGGGTGCGGTGAAGGTCGTCAGCGAGCAGCCGCTGACCGTGGACGCCGTCTCGGCGGCGGTCACCGAAGCCGGCTACCGGCTCGTCGCGTAG
- a CDS encoding heavy metal translocating P-type ATPase, with the protein MTTTTHAPQTVELVIGGMTCASCAARVERKLNKVDGVTASVNYATEKAHVEFPATISVDDLVGVVEATGYTAQRPEPEKPEGPEPEDETRPLRDRLVYSALLTVPVILLAMVPALQFGNWQWLSLTLAAPVVVWGAFPFHRAAWTNLRHAAATMDTLISLGVSAATLWSLYALFFGTAGMAGMRDAFTLTVTPGMGTNSIYLEVASGVTTFILAGRYFEARAKRRSGAALRALFELGAKDVTVLRNGTERRVPVGELKVGDLFVVRPGEKIATDGVITEGSSAVDVSMITGESVPVEVTSGDVVTGATVNVGGRLVVKATRIGDDTRLAQMARLVEEAQNGKAAVQRLADRVSGIFVPIVLMLALITLVAWLTSGGDVAEAFTAAVAVLIIACPCALGLATPTALLVGTGRGAQLGILIKGPEVLESTRRVDTVVLDKTGTVTTGRMSLTGVHPADGITEAEVLRYAGAVEDASEHPIAKAIGTGARERLGELPAVQEFRSTEGLGVTGLVDGTAVLAGRAAFLADWGIHVDGPLADAKAAAERQGATAVFVAWDGAAQAVLVVADTIKPTSAQAVAELRALGLTPVLLTGDNAGAAQAIARAAGIDEVIAEVLPEDKVAVVKRLQSEGRVVAMVGDGVNDAAALAQADLGLSMGTGTDAAIEAGDLTLVRGDLRAAVDAIRLARRTLGTIKGNLFWAFAYNVAALPLAAFGLLNPMIAGAAMAVSSVFVVSNSLRLRGFRAAR; encoded by the coding sequence ATGACCACGACGACACACGCTCCGCAGACGGTCGAGCTCGTCATCGGCGGGATGACGTGCGCTTCGTGCGCCGCCCGCGTGGAGCGCAAGCTGAACAAGGTCGACGGGGTCACGGCGAGCGTCAACTACGCCACCGAGAAGGCCCACGTCGAGTTCCCCGCCACGATTTCGGTCGACGACCTGGTCGGCGTCGTCGAGGCCACCGGCTACACGGCGCAACGCCCCGAACCCGAGAAGCCCGAAGGGCCCGAGCCCGAGGACGAGACGCGCCCCCTGCGCGACCGGCTCGTGTACTCGGCGCTGCTGACGGTGCCGGTGATCCTGCTCGCGATGGTCCCCGCGCTGCAGTTCGGCAACTGGCAGTGGCTCTCGCTCACGCTGGCCGCGCCGGTCGTGGTGTGGGGCGCGTTCCCGTTCCACCGCGCCGCGTGGACCAACCTGCGCCACGCCGCCGCGACCATGGACACCCTGATCTCCCTCGGCGTCTCCGCGGCCACGCTCTGGTCGCTCTACGCCCTGTTCTTCGGCACCGCCGGCATGGCCGGGATGCGCGACGCCTTCACCCTGACCGTGACGCCGGGGATGGGCACGAACAGCATCTACCTCGAGGTCGCCTCCGGCGTGACCACGTTCATCCTCGCCGGCCGCTACTTCGAAGCCCGCGCCAAGCGCCGCTCCGGCGCCGCTCTGCGCGCGTTGTTCGAGCTCGGTGCGAAGGACGTCACCGTCCTGCGGAACGGCACCGAACGCCGGGTCCCGGTGGGTGAGCTCAAGGTCGGTGATCTGTTCGTCGTCCGCCCAGGCGAGAAGATCGCCACCGACGGCGTGATCACCGAAGGCAGCTCCGCGGTCGACGTCAGCATGATCACCGGCGAGTCCGTGCCCGTCGAAGTCACCTCCGGCGACGTCGTGACCGGCGCGACCGTGAACGTCGGTGGCCGCCTGGTCGTGAAAGCCACCCGGATCGGCGACGACACCCGCCTCGCCCAGATGGCGCGCCTCGTCGAGGAAGCCCAGAACGGCAAGGCCGCCGTCCAGCGGCTGGCCGACCGGGTCTCCGGGATCTTCGTCCCCATCGTGCTCATGCTCGCCCTGATCACGCTCGTCGCGTGGCTGACCAGCGGCGGCGACGTCGCCGAAGCCTTCACCGCCGCGGTCGCCGTGCTGATCATCGCCTGCCCCTGCGCGCTCGGCCTGGCCACGCCCACGGCGCTACTGGTCGGCACCGGCCGCGGCGCCCAGCTCGGGATCCTGATCAAGGGCCCCGAGGTGCTCGAGTCCACCCGCCGCGTCGACACCGTCGTGCTCGACAAAACCGGCACCGTCACGACCGGCCGCATGAGCCTCACCGGCGTCCACCCCGCCGACGGCATCACCGAGGCCGAGGTCCTGCGCTACGCCGGAGCCGTCGAAGACGCCTCCGAGCACCCCATCGCCAAGGCTATCGGGACCGGCGCTCGCGAGCGCCTCGGCGAGCTGCCCGCGGTCCAGGAGTTCCGCTCGACCGAGGGCCTCGGTGTCACCGGCCTCGTCGACGGCACCGCCGTCCTCGCCGGCCGTGCCGCGTTCCTGGCCGACTGGGGCATTCACGTCGACGGCCCGCTCGCCGACGCCAAGGCGGCGGCCGAGCGGCAGGGCGCCACCGCGGTGTTCGTGGCGTGGGACGGCGCGGCCCAAGCCGTGCTGGTCGTCGCCGACACGATCAAACCCACCTCGGCCCAAGCCGTCGCCGAACTCCGCGCCCTCGGCCTCACGCCGGTGCTGCTGACCGGAGACAACGCGGGCGCCGCTCAGGCCATCGCGCGAGCCGCCGGCATCGACGAGGTCATCGCCGAGGTCCTGCCCGAAGACAAGGTCGCGGTGGTCAAGCGGCTGCAGTCCGAGGGCCGCGTGGTCGCGATGGTCGGCGACGGCGTGAACGACGCCGCCGCCCTCGCCCAAGCCGACCTCGGCCTGTCCATGGGCACTGGAACCGACGCCGCGATCGAGGCCGGCGACCTCACCCTCGTCCGCGGTGACCTGCGCGCCGCCGTCGACGCCATCCGCCTCGCTCGGCGCACGCTCGGCACGATCAAGGGCAACCTGTTCTGGGCCTTCGCCTACAACGTCGCGGCCCTGCCGCTGGCGGCGTTCGGCCTGCTCAACCCCATGATCGCCGGCGCCGCCATGGCCGTCTCGTCGGTGTTCGTGGTCTCGAACAGCCTCCGCCTGCGCGGCTTCCGCGCCGCACGCTGA
- a CDS encoding metal-sensitive transcriptional regulator, which produces MTGYGNERDAYLKRLRRIEGQIRGLQRMVEEDKYCIDILTQVSAATKALQSFSLELLDEHLATCVVQAAAAGGEEADLKVREASDAIARLVRS; this is translated from the coding sequence ATGACGGGCTACGGCAACGAGCGGGATGCCTATCTGAAGCGTCTGCGCCGCATCGAGGGACAGATCCGAGGCCTGCAGCGCATGGTCGAGGAGGACAAGTACTGCATCGACATCCTCACGCAGGTGTCGGCGGCCACGAAGGCGCTGCAGTCGTTCTCGCTGGAGCTGCTCGACGAGCACTTGGCCACCTGCGTCGTGCAGGCCGCCGCGGCCGGTGGTGAGGAAGCCGACCTGAAGGTCCGTGAGGCCTCCGACGCGATCGCGCGGCTGGTCCGCTCGTAG